From a single Gimesia fumaroli genomic region:
- a CDS encoding histone deacetylase family protein — translation MTLLYSDPVFLKHETGHQPENPARILPAVHRVNQIAMHAGCPRRSWDEVSDSRLERVHAREYIDFVKTFSLKGGGFIADDTVVGPQSYHVARMAVGAVCDAVEQVVQGAHERAFCLVRPPGHHATADAAMGFCLFNNVAVGARLAIDELGLERVMIVDWDVHHGDGTQEIFWEDGQVGFLSIHRASFCHETGTADETGAGAGLATNVNVPVEFGTSREDYLAMFKSAVERLAEKIRPQLVFISAGFDSHKDDPIGSLGLESEDFGRLTRIVLDVAAVHAGGRVVSALEGGYNPLALAESIEYHLLEMTSA, via the coding sequence ATGACGCTCCTCTATTCTGATCCTGTTTTTCTGAAACATGAGACGGGTCACCAGCCTGAAAACCCGGCGCGGATTCTTCCCGCCGTGCATCGGGTGAACCAGATCGCCATGCATGCCGGCTGTCCTCGAAGATCTTGGGACGAGGTCTCTGATTCGCGTCTGGAGCGCGTTCATGCGCGTGAGTACATTGACTTCGTTAAAACGTTTTCTCTCAAAGGGGGCGGCTTCATTGCCGATGATACGGTGGTTGGTCCCCAGTCATATCATGTTGCCCGCATGGCTGTGGGCGCTGTTTGTGATGCGGTGGAGCAGGTGGTTCAAGGAGCACACGAGCGGGCCTTCTGCCTGGTGCGGCCGCCCGGCCATCATGCGACAGCCGATGCGGCGATGGGATTCTGCCTGTTTAATAATGTAGCCGTGGGCGCGCGACTGGCGATTGACGAGCTGGGGCTGGAGCGTGTTATGATTGTCGACTGGGACGTCCATCATGGCGACGGGACGCAGGAGATCTTCTGGGAAGACGGGCAGGTCGGTTTCTTGTCGATTCATCGTGCGTCGTTTTGTCATGAAACGGGAACCGCCGACGAAACGGGGGCGGGTGCTGGGCTGGCAACGAACGTGAATGTGCCGGTCGAATTTGGTACGTCCCGGGAAGACTATCTTGCGATGTTCAAATCTGCCGTGGAACGTTTGGCAGAGAAGATCAGGCCGCAACTGGTTTTCATCAGTGCCGGCTTTGACAGTCATAAAGATGACCCGATTGGTTCACTCGGTCTGGAGAGCGAAGATTTCGGGCGTCTGACCCGGATTGTGCTGGACGTCGCAGCCGTGCATGCCGGCGGTCGTGTGGTCAGCGCGCTGGAAGGAGGGTATAATCCTTTAGCGCTGGCGGAGAGTATCGAATATCATTTGCTCGAAATGACATCGGCCTGA
- a CDS encoding sulfatase family protein produces MLRTHNPKVTTVKLKSLILSILLLVLTLNLSVRIAAAENPTHASQRPNIVWILVDDMSCHFGYQGESLVKTPHVDQLAREGTVFNHAYATAPVCSTFRSALITGMYQTTIGAHHHRSGRGALKIHLPKEVQTVPELFRNAGYYTTNANPEGTRPGKEDYNFVYQKSDLYDGVDWTKRAKGQPFFAQYQLQGGKLRNVDRWYDEVKTGLETLIAAEEVTLPPYYPDHPVIREDWAAYLNSVAYTDKQVGRILDKLKKENVLDNTIVFFLTDHGISHARGKQFLYEEGLKIPFVVWGPRFIGSKSVREELIAHIDLAATSLALAGIEIPKTMQGRPLFGPEAKPRTYVVSARDRCDETVDHIRSIRKGNFKYIRNYLPQRPYLQPCKYKDGKPFMPVLRELYAAGKLNAAQSLHLAETRPEEELYDLTSDPWEIHNLADDPACQKQLSEFRGLLANWELETDDRGRFPESEAMYDSDMKPYLDKSRKRDPTTAAILEANIQQMKRWHAAGK; encoded by the coding sequence GTGCTTCGCACACACAATCCGAAAGTAACTACCGTGAAACTGAAGTCGCTCATACTGTCAATACTCCTGCTGGTCCTGACACTGAATCTGTCCGTTCGGATTGCAGCAGCAGAGAATCCCACGCACGCGTCACAGCGGCCGAACATTGTCTGGATTCTGGTCGACGATATGTCGTGCCACTTTGGCTATCAGGGAGAGTCCCTGGTCAAAACGCCCCACGTCGATCAACTCGCACGAGAAGGCACCGTATTCAATCACGCGTACGCGACGGCGCCGGTCTGTTCCACGTTTCGCTCGGCTCTGATTACGGGCATGTATCAAACCACCATCGGCGCCCACCATCATCGCAGCGGACGGGGTGCGTTGAAGATTCATTTGCCCAAAGAAGTACAGACCGTTCCCGAACTCTTCCGGAACGCCGGCTATTATACAACCAACGCCAACCCGGAAGGGACGCGGCCCGGTAAAGAGGATTACAACTTCGTCTATCAAAAGTCCGATCTCTATGACGGCGTGGACTGGACGAAGCGCGCGAAAGGCCAACCCTTCTTCGCGCAATATCAACTGCAGGGCGGAAAACTGCGCAACGTCGATCGCTGGTATGATGAAGTGAAAACCGGTCTGGAGACTTTGATCGCTGCAGAAGAAGTAACGCTACCGCCATATTACCCGGATCACCCCGTGATTCGCGAAGACTGGGCCGCCTACTTGAACTCGGTCGCCTATACCGACAAGCAGGTAGGCCGCATCCTCGACAAACTGAAGAAAGAAAACGTGCTCGACAATACGATCGTCTTTTTTCTGACCGATCACGGCATCAGTCACGCACGCGGCAAGCAGTTTCTCTATGAAGAAGGGCTGAAGATTCCGTTCGTCGTCTGGGGACCCAGGTTCATCGGATCAAAATCAGTACGTGAAGAGTTAATCGCCCACATCGACCTGGCGGCGACGAGCCTGGCTCTCGCAGGCATTGAGATTCCGAAGACGATGCAGGGACGTCCCCTGTTTGGTCCAGAAGCCAAGCCGCGCACCTATGTGGTGTCGGCCCGCGATCGCTGTGATGAGACCGTCGATCATATTCGCAGCATCCGCAAAGGAAATTTCAAATACATTCGCAATTACCTGCCACAGCGCCCCTATCTCCAGCCCTGCAAGTACAAGGACGGTAAACCGTTCATGCCTGTATTGCGCGAATTATACGCCGCCGGTAAATTGAACGCCGCCCAGTCACTGCATCTCGCCGAGACGCGGCCCGAAGAAGAACTGTATGACTTAACCAGCGATCCCTGGGAAATACACAACCTGGCCGATGACCCCGCCTGCCAGAAGCAGCTCTCTGAATTCCGGGGTCTGCTCGCGAACTGGGAACTCGAAACAGACGACCGCGGCCGCTTTCCCGAATCGGAGGCGATGTACGATAGCGATATGAAACCATACCTGGACAAGTCCCGTAAGCGGGATCCCACAACCGCCGCGATCCTGGAAGCGAATATTCAGCAAATGAAACGCTGGCACGCTGCAGGAAAATAA
- a CDS encoding bifunctional acetate--CoA ligase family protein/GNAT family N-acetyltransferase, producing the protein MPIRNLNKIFHPRKIAVIGASPRPLSVGQTVFQNLFTGGFEGAVYPVNPKYDRLDDQVCYNRVTDLPETVDLAVICTPAHTIPEIIQQCGEAGIRGIVILSAGFRESGDAGKELEQQVLKIARTFPGMRIVGPNCLGVMAPYARLNASFASDMPLSGNVAFISQSGALCTSVLDWSLQEKIGFSHFVSVGNMLDVGIADLIDYFALDHHTTAIILYIESITEARQFMSAARAFTKKKPIIAYKAGRFTESAKAAASHTGAMAGVDAVYEAAFARAGVVRVFELDDLFDCAELLARQKCPKGDRLAIVTNAGGPGVMATDALLARQGVLATFSDETIEKLSAVLPSAWSHGNPLDLLGDAPPERFGKAVEIVLADPQVDGLLVILSPQAMTDPPGAATAVIEATRATQKPVLTAWMGGEKVRAGIERFNNAGIPTYTSPEQAVRAFMYLVSYARNREFLYETPHPMPVDDSVDRAGIRAVFESAITEGQDILSESTSKKMLAGYGIPITKTEVARTADEAVAFAQEMGQPVVLKVFSEQITHKTDVGGVELDLANETEIRDAFARILSRVQEKRPEAQVEGVTVQPMVSDSEGHELIVGAKRDPVFGMVLLVGAGGTAAELYRDRALVLPPLNERQARGALESLRSWPLLKGYRGHPAVDMEQLIEVLIRLSYFVSDFPEIVELDVNPLLATPEKVIALDARIVIDQTDSKKPLRPYSHLAIRPYPEEFIKSVTLKDGTAVLLRPIKPEDELMWHDLLGKCSSASIHARFRYSFQATTHDMATRFCFVDYDREIAIVAEIQDQDQRQLIGVGRLVADVDHQEAEYAVLVEDHWHGRGLGSFLTDHCLEVCREWGIQRVVAETAPDNRIMLDMFHKREFQKDGTDQSDSVLLVKELKK; encoded by the coding sequence ATGCCAATTCGAAATCTCAATAAGATCTTTCATCCTCGCAAGATCGCTGTCATCGGCGCCAGTCCTCGTCCGCTGAGTGTGGGGCAGACCGTTTTTCAGAATCTCTTTACAGGTGGGTTTGAGGGTGCCGTCTATCCGGTGAATCCCAAGTATGACAGGCTGGATGACCAGGTCTGTTATAACCGTGTGACTGACTTGCCGGAAACTGTTGATCTGGCGGTGATTTGTACCCCCGCGCACACCATTCCCGAGATCATACAACAGTGCGGCGAAGCAGGTATCCGGGGAATTGTGATCTTATCGGCCGGTTTTCGGGAATCCGGCGACGCAGGCAAGGAGTTGGAACAGCAGGTGCTGAAGATCGCCAGAACGTTCCCCGGTATGCGGATTGTCGGGCCGAATTGTCTGGGGGTGATGGCCCCGTATGCCAGGTTGAACGCCAGCTTTGCCTCGGATATGCCGTTGTCAGGGAATGTTGCCTTTATCTCTCAGTCGGGTGCGCTGTGCACTTCCGTGCTGGACTGGTCGCTGCAGGAAAAAATTGGTTTCTCGCACTTTGTTTCGGTGGGGAATATGCTCGATGTGGGCATTGCGGATCTGATCGACTACTTCGCGCTGGATCACCACACAACGGCCATCATTCTGTATATCGAATCGATCACCGAAGCACGGCAGTTCATGTCGGCGGCGCGGGCCTTCACAAAAAAGAAACCAATCATCGCTTACAAGGCGGGTCGTTTTACGGAATCTGCAAAAGCGGCTGCTTCACATACGGGGGCCATGGCGGGAGTCGACGCCGTCTATGAAGCGGCGTTTGCACGGGCCGGCGTGGTGCGTGTCTTTGAACTCGATGATTTATTCGATTGTGCCGAATTACTGGCGCGACAGAAGTGTCCCAAAGGTGATCGTCTGGCGATTGTGACCAACGCCGGTGGCCCGGGCGTAATGGCCACCGATGCACTGCTGGCCCGGCAGGGTGTATTGGCAACGTTCTCTGACGAAACGATTGAGAAATTGAGCGCCGTTCTGCCCAGTGCGTGGTCGCATGGAAATCCGCTTGATCTTCTGGGAGATGCGCCACCCGAGCGGTTTGGCAAGGCGGTTGAAATTGTGCTCGCCGATCCACAAGTAGACGGCCTGCTGGTGATCTTATCACCACAGGCAATGACCGATCCACCGGGCGCCGCGACAGCAGTGATCGAAGCGACTCGTGCGACCCAAAAGCCCGTGCTCACAGCCTGGATGGGAGGCGAAAAAGTACGCGCGGGAATTGAACGTTTTAACAACGCCGGCATCCCCACTTATACCTCACCAGAGCAAGCCGTCCGCGCATTTATGTATCTGGTTTCGTACGCGCGGAATCGGGAGTTCCTGTATGAAACTCCCCATCCCATGCCCGTTGATGATTCCGTTGATCGTGCCGGAATACGAGCGGTGTTTGAGTCTGCGATTACAGAGGGGCAGGACATTCTGTCTGAGAGTACATCAAAAAAAATGCTGGCAGGGTACGGGATTCCTATCACCAAAACAGAGGTCGCGCGCACAGCCGACGAAGCGGTGGCCTTCGCGCAGGAAATGGGGCAACCGGTTGTACTCAAGGTCTTCTCTGAACAGATCACGCACAAGACAGACGTGGGCGGCGTAGAACTGGACCTTGCGAACGAAACTGAAATTCGTGACGCCTTCGCGCGCATTCTGAGCCGGGTCCAGGAAAAACGTCCTGAGGCACAGGTCGAAGGAGTTACCGTACAGCCGATGGTATCAGACTCAGAAGGCCACGAGCTGATTGTCGGAGCCAAACGGGATCCCGTGTTTGGAATGGTCCTGCTGGTCGGGGCAGGGGGGACTGCTGCGGAATTATATCGGGACCGCGCACTGGTGTTGCCGCCACTCAATGAACGGCAGGCACGCGGTGCTCTGGAGTCGTTGCGATCCTGGCCTCTGTTAAAGGGATATCGCGGCCATCCTGCTGTGGACATGGAACAACTGATCGAAGTTTTGATTCGGCTCTCTTACTTTGTTTCTGATTTTCCCGAGATTGTCGAACTGGACGTCAATCCGCTGCTCGCCACGCCCGAGAAGGTGATTGCCCTGGATGCCCGGATTGTGATCGACCAGACAGATTCGAAAAAACCGCTCCGACCATATTCGCATCTGGCAATTCGCCCTTATCCGGAAGAATTTATTAAAAGTGTGACATTGAAAGATGGAACCGCAGTGCTGCTGCGTCCGATTAAACCGGAAGACGAATTGATGTGGCATGATCTGTTGGGAAAATGTTCGTCGGCATCCATTCACGCGCGGTTTCGTTACTCATTTCAGGCGACCACCCATGACATGGCAACGCGGTTCTGCTTTGTCGATTATGACCGCGAGATTGCCATCGTTGCAGAGATCCAGGATCAGGACCAGCGCCAGCTGATTGGCGTGGGAAGACTCGTTGCTGATGTCGATCATCAGGAGGCCGAGTATGCGGTTCTGGTCGAAGATCACTGGCACGGCCGGGGGTTGGGATCGTTCCTGACGGACCACTGTCTGGAGGTCTGTCGCGAATGGGGCATCCAGCGCGTCGTTGCGGAAACAGCGCCAGATAACCGCATCATGCTGGATATGTTCCACAAACGGGAGTTCCAAAAGGATGGTACAGACCAGTCCGATAGTGTGCTGCTGGTAAAGGAGCTGAAGAAATAA
- a CDS encoding beta-propeller domain-containing protein, with protein sequence MKFHTSLWITLLACTLLQLATAETPNKTAGHRLLIGYGEGVMELDEKNDIVWHYQQPDIETVYDAWKRDNGNVLFCHRFGVREVNPAKETVWEFNVPREKGKQEINSCQPLADGKVLILDCGNQKLLEVNRDKQVTLSIDLPDGGKNPHNRYMQARKTPQGTYLISYRDNKVILELNTDGKEVWRFKLNDNDRPFTAIRLANGRTLIPCITSYRIIEVDPNGKITWELDKHDDLGFELLYPVGVQVRNNGNLVVINSDYHHRQGMNNDVQAFEITRDKKVLWTLTKADLEKNGKTSVVERGTKMPSHHLLSIQVLGEPFELK encoded by the coding sequence ATGAAATTTCATACTTCCCTCTGGATCACCTTACTGGCGTGTACCCTGCTGCAACTGGCCACAGCGGAGACGCCGAACAAAACAGCCGGGCATCGCCTGCTGATCGGCTATGGTGAAGGAGTGATGGAGCTGGATGAAAAGAACGACATCGTCTGGCACTACCAGCAGCCGGACATTGAAACGGTTTACGATGCCTGGAAACGGGACAACGGGAATGTACTGTTTTGTCACCGGTTTGGCGTACGTGAAGTGAATCCGGCGAAAGAAACCGTCTGGGAGTTTAACGTTCCCCGCGAAAAAGGAAAGCAGGAAATCAACTCCTGCCAGCCACTGGCAGACGGCAAGGTGCTGATTCTGGATTGCGGCAATCAGAAATTATTGGAAGTCAACCGTGACAAGCAGGTGACGCTGTCGATTGATCTGCCGGACGGCGGCAAGAACCCGCACAACCGCTATATGCAGGCACGCAAAACGCCGCAAGGCACGTATTTGATTTCGTATCGCGATAACAAAGTCATTCTCGAACTGAACACCGACGGCAAGGAAGTCTGGCGGTTTAAGCTGAACGACAACGACCGCCCCTTCACCGCGATTCGCCTGGCGAACGGCCGCACGCTGATCCCCTGCATCACGTCGTACCGTATCATCGAAGTCGACCCGAACGGCAAGATCACCTGGGAGTTGGACAAGCACGACGATCTGGGTTTCGAACTGTTGTATCCCGTCGGCGTGCAGGTCCGCAACAACGGCAATCTGGTCGTGATCAACTCCGACTATCATCACCGCCAAGGCATGAACAACGACGTGCAGGCGTTTGAAATCACCCGCGACAAGAAAGTACTCTGGACGTTAACCAAAGCCGATCTCGAGAAAAACGGCAAAACCTCCGTCGTCGAACGCGGCACCAAAATGCCCTCGCATCACCTGCTGAGCATTCAAGTGCTGGGAGAGCCGTTTGAGCTGAAATAG
- a CDS encoding Imm8 family immunity protein, with product MLEVLSFGWYEHELDWAPSDPYRFGEWATLFVGENNAGNYYELQVCTASMISQLVSKQHLFVLDEWVSLEQTISKLNQFIRETLTHNLKPDPYRLLGEHWFWEYEGM from the coding sequence ATGCTGGAAGTGTTGTCTTTCGGATGGTATGAACATGAGCTCGACTGGGCTCCCTCCGATCCTTACAGGTTCGGTGAATGGGCCACACTGTTTGTTGGTGAAAATAACGCCGGTAACTACTACGAGTTACAGGTCTGTACCGCTTCGATGATCAGTCAGCTTGTGAGCAAACAACATTTATTCGTGCTTGATGAATGGGTCAGCCTCGAACAGACGATTTCCAAACTGAATCAGTTCATCCGTGAGACGCTGACACATAACCTGAAACCAGACCCCTATCGTTTACTGGGCGAACACTGGTTTTGGGAATATGAGGGAATGTAG
- a CDS encoding LutC/YkgG family protein codes for MTTSRDEILNRLRSQSVPKTERPDLSAPELTQQWISYDDPAEQFATMLASVGGVCARVKNVDEVNQKLSEIPAYQESKKICSQISNCGTANVEISNVTDPHDFEDIDFAILPGEFAVAENGAVWITNDGGPARTLYFLSQHVALLVPAAEVVQHMHAAYERLSFETPSFGTFMSGPSKTADIEQSLVIGAHGARSLTVFLVENAF; via the coding sequence ATGACAACAAGTAGAGATGAGATTTTGAATCGGCTCCGCAGCCAGTCTGTTCCCAAAACAGAGCGCCCCGATCTCTCTGCGCCCGAGTTGACACAGCAGTGGATCAGCTACGATGATCCCGCGGAGCAGTTTGCTACCATGCTGGCATCGGTCGGCGGAGTCTGCGCCCGCGTCAAAAACGTAGACGAGGTCAATCAGAAGTTAAGCGAAATTCCCGCCTATCAGGAATCGAAAAAAATCTGTTCGCAGATCTCAAACTGTGGTACGGCCAACGTCGAGATCAGCAACGTCACCGACCCGCATGATTTCGAAGACATCGACTTCGCGATTCTGCCCGGTGAATTCGCGGTCGCCGAAAACGGCGCCGTCTGGATCACCAACGACGGCGGCCCCGCACGCACCCTCTATTTCCTCTCACAACACGTGGCGCTGTTGGTTCCCGCTGCCGAAGTCGTGCAACACATGCACGCCGCCTACGAACGCCTCTCGTTCGAAACCCCCAGTTTCGGCACCTTCATGTCCGGCCCCTCCAAAACCGCCGACATCGAACAATCCCTGGTCATCGGCGCCCACGGTGCCCGGTCACTGACAGTCTTCCTGGTTGAGAACGCGTTTTAA
- a CDS encoding sulfatase-like hydrolase/transferase — translation MKQLALILLIVFSAGVLEAEAASQKSRKPNIILIMADDVSWECFGSYGADDYKTPHIDALAKQGIRFTNCYSTPLCTPSRVKLMTGKYSFRNYTHFGYLNPQEKTFGQMLQAAGYKTAIAGKWQLNGLYHGAEGHADNTRPFKAGFDEYCLWQVTRTVHDRKSGGGERFWSPPLEQNGKYLSVKDNQGKYGPDIVSDFLCDFIQRNKDEPFFVYYPTVLVHNPFVPTPDTIGDAPRTQAANKQPKGKKARKANFVAMVNYLDKIVGKLVKQVDEIGQLENTLFLFTADNGTNVQITSQWNGQTIKGGKGSTTDMGTHVPLVAYWKGHTPKGKVLDDLIDFTDFYSTFAAMAGVQLGNSDPIDGRSFLPQLNGQPGQPRDWVLCHYQPYWGRFQGSQYVRDGQFKLYRDGRFFNVPQDLKESQNLTAGQAGNKGEQSRRMLQQTLSTVPPAPPVNGGKDSNTRPIYPDWKNIVNPND, via the coding sequence ATGAAGCAGCTCGCATTGATCTTGTTGATTGTGTTCTCGGCTGGTGTGCTGGAAGCCGAGGCGGCTTCGCAGAAATCGCGTAAGCCGAATATCATTCTGATCATGGCCGATGATGTGAGTTGGGAATGTTTCGGCTCGTACGGCGCGGACGATTACAAAACGCCGCACATTGATGCGCTGGCGAAACAGGGAATTCGCTTTACGAACTGTTATTCCACGCCCCTCTGCACGCCGTCCCGGGTCAAGCTGATGACGGGGAAATATAGTTTCCGCAACTACACGCACTTCGGTTATCTGAATCCGCAAGAAAAAACGTTCGGGCAGATGCTGCAGGCCGCCGGTTATAAAACCGCCATCGCCGGCAAGTGGCAGCTCAACGGACTCTATCACGGGGCAGAAGGTCACGCCGACAACACGCGGCCCTTCAAAGCGGGCTTTGATGAATATTGTCTGTGGCAGGTGACCCGGACAGTACACGATCGCAAGTCAGGGGGCGGCGAGCGTTTCTGGAGTCCGCCTCTGGAACAGAACGGCAAGTATCTGTCGGTCAAAGACAATCAGGGCAAATATGGCCCCGACATCGTATCGGACTTTCTGTGTGACTTCATCCAGCGCAATAAAGATGAACCTTTCTTTGTCTATTATCCCACGGTGCTGGTCCACAACCCGTTTGTGCCCACGCCCGATACGATTGGCGACGCACCGCGCACACAAGCCGCGAACAAACAACCCAAAGGCAAAAAGGCCCGCAAAGCGAACTTCGTGGCGATGGTCAACTACCTCGACAAAATCGTCGGCAAGCTTGTGAAACAGGTTGACGAGATCGGACAACTGGAAAACACGCTTTTCCTCTTCACCGCCGATAATGGGACGAACGTGCAAATCACCTCCCAGTGGAACGGCCAGACGATCAAAGGGGGCAAAGGTTCCACCACCGATATGGGCACGCACGTGCCGCTCGTCGCCTACTGGAAAGGGCATACGCCGAAAGGCAAGGTACTGGATGACCTGATCGACTTCACCGACTTCTATTCCACATTCGCCGCGATGGCCGGTGTGCAGCTTGGGAACAGCGACCCCATCGACGGTCGCAGTTTCTTACCGCAATTGAACGGCCAGCCGGGCCAGCCCCGCGACTGGGTGCTCTGTCACTATCAACCGTATTGGGGCCGCTTCCAGGGGAGTCAATATGTTCGTGACGGGCAATTCAAACTTTATCGCGACGGCCGCTTCTTCAACGTGCCTCAAGATCTCAAAGAGAGTCAGAACCTCACCGCCGGTCAAGCGGGTAATAAAGGCGAACAGTCCCGGCGGATGTTGCAGCAGACACTTTCTACCGTTCCCCCTGCTCCGCCCGTAAACGGAGGGAAAGATTCCAATACGCGGCCCATTTATCCCGACTGGAAAAATATCGTGAATCCCAATGACTAG
- a CDS encoding NHL repeat-containing protein — protein sequence MSDHWLHRRDFLYQSLLSGACALGADQLIASENKLPVLGQGKFQYRPVAGWGVLDEKTPVKNCSAMVVDSKGRIFLLTDETTNNVIVYNKEGQLLKKWGTRFPGAHGLEIVNEGHREVLFITDLNLHRVFKTTLDGEILMELTYPQSTGKYASEKEYRPAWTLHLPNGDFFVLDGYGKDYIMRYNREGKLLHYFGGPEGGIAHWGPHGGIIDSRGPGEPELVIAMSDQQTIKRLTLDGKLIQEISLPGSNPRMIQIVGDYMFVPHLADNWPKDRQSKGYISVLDRDYRIVSNIGGTAPQYVDGKLQPMHQQGGFFRHPHDLVVAADGAIYVPQFASGNTYPVKLAPMSST from the coding sequence ATGTCCGATCACTGGCTTCATCGACGCGATTTTCTCTATCAGAGTCTGCTTTCAGGAGCCTGCGCTCTTGGTGCCGATCAACTGATCGCCAGTGAAAACAAGCTGCCTGTTTTAGGCCAGGGGAAGTTTCAGTATCGACCTGTTGCCGGTTGGGGTGTGCTCGATGAAAAAACGCCGGTGAAGAACTGCAGTGCGATGGTCGTCGATTCGAAAGGTCGAATCTTTCTGCTGACGGATGAGACGACGAATAACGTCATCGTCTATAACAAAGAGGGTCAACTACTGAAGAAGTGGGGCACGCGTTTTCCCGGCGCGCATGGTCTGGAAATTGTAAACGAAGGCCATCGGGAGGTGTTGTTTATTACCGATCTCAATCTGCACCGTGTCTTCAAAACGACGCTGGACGGCGAAATCCTGATGGAGCTGACCTATCCCCAATCGACGGGCAAGTACGCCAGCGAGAAAGAATATCGTCCCGCCTGGACACTGCACCTGCCCAACGGCGATTTCTTCGTACTGGACGGCTACGGCAAAGATTACATTATGCGTTACAACCGGGAGGGCAAGCTGCTGCACTACTTCGGCGGCCCGGAAGGTGGCATCGCACACTGGGGCCCGCATGGAGGAATCATCGATTCACGCGGCCCCGGCGAACCCGAACTGGTCATCGCAATGAGCGATCAGCAGACGATCAAACGGCTGACTCTGGACGGCAAACTGATCCAGGAAATTTCGCTGCCCGGCTCAAATCCACGCATGATTCAGATCGTTGGCGACTATATGTTCGTGCCGCACCTGGCGGATAACTGGCCCAAAGACCGACAGAGCAAAGGCTACATCTCGGTCCTCGATCGAGATTACCGAATCGTCTCAAACATCGGCGGCACCGCGCCCCAATACGTCGACGGAAAGCTACAGCCGATGCACCAGCAGGGGGGCTTCTTCCGCCATCCGCATGATCTGGTCGTGGCTGCCGACGGCGCGATTTATGTGCCGCAGTTCGCTTCGGGAAATACGTACCCGGTCAAGCTGGCACCCATGTCTTCCACCTGA